One stretch of Carassius gibelio isolate Cgi1373 ecotype wild population from Czech Republic chromosome B1, carGib1.2-hapl.c, whole genome shotgun sequence DNA includes these proteins:
- the zdhhc5a gene encoding palmitoyltransferase ZDHHC5-A isoform X1 translates to MPSGSMSGGVSGPTSPPHPTAPSRPLRPSRYVPVSAATAFLVGATTLFFCFTCPWLSEQFSVAVPIYNGIMFLFVLANFCMATFMDPGIFPRAEEDEDKEDDFRAPLYKTVEIRGIQVRMKWCSTCRFYRPPRCSHCSVCDNCVEDFDHHCPWVNNCIGRRNYRYFFLFLLSLTAHIMGVFGFGLLFILYHTQQLDRVHSAVTMAVMCVAGLFFIPVAGLTGFHVVLVARGRTTNEQVTGKFRGGVNPFTNGCLRNVSHVLCSSQAPRYLGRKRKAQTVSVQPPFLRPQLTEAQLAAKVLDNGIQGDLHRSKSSLMESQSADAEPPPPPPPKPELRYPGLSRGPAGHSEESSLLNKAPPTPTMFKYRPTYSSPGKNHTALTHAYANQMSRGDSLKESSSSLLQSSQQPGYRSEPSLDGNEGGGVERRGPERTPGGPGGPPGSGIAGYSLGGRSYPSFSDPTVLAGGAPRSSRSSSVRSSHNAPPSEATTSTSYKSLANQTPPPAPRNGSLSYDSLLTSSEIPEFESAAPEMSPGRPRTPVVGYSSPFLSAQIAQQRETELHQPSASSAALLASPQHTGYLRGSTTSPPAPPERERERLLHDSQHQHHHHHHHHHHRPPRFSRPPLLSDSGPPQPSYPYRTRSTDTSLPPSAHPPHSPHPPPLGKSLSYSSAAAAEMQYRLVRKASASVGGGGIQAPKDEIQMKSYSRTNGQPKPSSPSSPSHPASVSTRPGQAYSSAGSSQSPAHKPGGGVKKVTGVGGTTYEISV, encoded by the exons ATGCCGAGCGGCAGCATGAGTGGGGGTGTGTCTGGACCCACTTCTCCACCCCACCCCACTGCTCCATCCAGACCTCTCCGGCCTAGTCGCTACGTGCCAGTCTCTGCGGCAACAGCCTTCTTGGTCGGAGCAACCACCCTCTTCTTCTGCTTCAC GTGCCCTTGGCTTTCAGAGCAGTTTTCTGTCGCTGTGCCAATCTACAATGGCATTATGTTTCTGTTTGTTCTGGCCAACTTCTGTATGGCCACCTTTATGGATCCTGGCATCTTCCCTAGAG ctgAGGAAGATGAGGATAAAGAGGATGATTTCCGAGCTCCTCTTTATAAGACTGTGGAGATTCGAGGCATTCAAGTGCGGATGAAGTGGTGCTCTACTTGCCGTTTCTACAGACCCCCACGTTGCTCACACTGCTCCGTGTGCGACAACTGTGTGGag GATTTTGATCATCACTGTCCGTGGGTCAACAACTGTATCGGCCGGAGGAACTACCGTTACTTCTTCCTGTTCTTGCTCTCTTTGACGGCTCACATAATGGGCGTATTTGGCTTCGGCCTGCTTTTCATTCTCTACCACACCCAGCAGCTGGACCGAGTGCATTCGGCTGTCAC TATGGCTGTCATGTGTGTCGCTGGGCTTTTCTTCATCCCAGTGGCAGGTCTCACTGGTTTCCATGTCGTTCTGGTGGCAAGAGGCAGGACCACCAATGAGCAG GTAACAGGGAAGTTCCGGGGAGGTGTGAACCCCTTCACAAACGGCTGCTTGAGGAACGTTTCACACGTTCTGTGCAGCTCACAGGCACCCAG GTATCTTGGTAGAAAGAGGAAAGCTCAGACAGTGTCTGTTCAGCCTCCTTTCCTCCGACCGCAGCTTACTGAGGCTCAACTGGCAGCCAAGGTGCTCGACAACGGAATCCAAGGAGACCTTCACCGG TCTAAGAGCAGTTTGATGGAGAGTCAGTCTGCTGACGCCGagcctccacctccacctccacctAAACCAGAGCTCAGATACCCTGGGCTGTCCCGAGGACCTGCCGGACACTCTGAGG AGAGTAGTCTGTTGAATAAAGCCCCGCCCACCCCCACCATGTTCAAGTACAGGCCCACATACAGCAGCCCGGGCAAGAACCACACTGCCCTCACACATGCCTACGCCAACCAG ATGAGTCGTGGGGACAGTCTTAAAGAgtcctcttcctctctcctccAGTCCAGTCAGCAGCCAGGCTATCGCTCTGAGCCCAGTCTGGATGGGAACGAGGGAGGTGGAGTGGAGCGAAGAGGGCCAGAGCGAACACCTGGGGGTCCTGGAGGACCTCCAGGCTCTGGGATCGCTGGATACTCCCTAGGAGGGCGTTCGTATCCCTCCTTCTCTGACCCCACAGTTCTCGCCGGAGGGGCCCCGCGGTCCTCGCGGTCCTCCAGTGTTCGCTCTTCCCACAATGCCCCTCCATCTGAAGCCACAACCTCCACAAGCTACAAGAGCTTAGCCAATCAGACGCCACCGCCAGCTCCTCGGAACGGCAGTCTGTCATACGATAGCCTGCTCACATCGTCCGAAATCCCAGAATTTGAGTCGGCAGCACCTGAGATGTCACCAGGCCGACCGCGCACGCCTGTAGTTGGATACAGTTCACCTTTCCTGTCAGCACAGATCGCCCAGCAGCGGGAGACGGAGCTCCACCAGCCGTCTGCCTCCAGCGCTGCCCTCCTCGCCTCACCGCAGCACACTGGCTATCTACGTGGCTCCACCACTTCTCCGCCCGCTCCACCTGAACGCGAGCGGGAACGCCTGCTGCACGACTCTCAGCATcagcaccaccaccaccatcatcaccatcaccatcggCCGCCCCGCTTCTCTCGACCTCCCCTGCTCTCTGACTCGGGCCCGCCTCAGCCCTCATATCCGTACCGCACGCGCTCCACTGACACGTCCCTGCCGCCCAGCGCTCACCCGCCACACTCGCCACACCCTCCGCCGCTGGGGAAGTCTCTGTCTTACTCTAGCGCTGCCGCTGCAGAGATGCAGTACCGCCTGGTCCGCAAAGCCTCGGCCTCGGTCGGGGGAGGGGGCATACAGGCGCCAAA GGACGAGATTCAGATGAAGTCGTATAGTCGGACAAACGGGCAACCGAAACCTTCCTCCCCCTCGTCCCCCTCTCATCCTGCCAGCGTGTCCACTCGCCCAGGTCAGGCATATTCCAGTGCTGGCTCTTCTCAGAGCCCCGCCCACAAGCCTGGAGGCGGGGTGAAGAAGGTGACTGGCGTCGGAGGGACCACTTACGAGATTTCTGTGTGA
- the zdhhc5a gene encoding palmitoyltransferase ZDHHC5-A isoform X2, which produces MPSGSMSGGVSGPTSPPHPTAPSRPLRPSRYVPVSAATAFLVGATTLFFCFTCPWLSEQFSVAVPIYNGIMFLFVLANFCMATFMDPGIFPRAEEDEDKEDDFRAPLYKTVEIRGIQVRMKWCSTCRFYRPPRCSHCSVCDNCVEDFDHHCPWVNNCIGRRNYRYFFLFLLSLTAHIMGVFGFGLLFILYHTQQLDRVHSAVTMAVMCVAGLFFIPVAGLTGFHVVLVARGRTTNEQVTGKFRGGVNPFTNGCLRNVSHVLCSSQAPRYLGRKRKAQTVSVQPPFLRPQLTEAQLAAKVLDNGIQGDLHRSKSSLMESQSADAEPPPPPPPKPELRYPGLSRGPAGHSEESSLLNKAPPTPTMFKYRPTYSSPGKNHTALTHAYANQSSQQPGYRSEPSLDGNEGGGVERRGPERTPGGPGGPPGSGIAGYSLGGRSYPSFSDPTVLAGGAPRSSRSSSVRSSHNAPPSEATTSTSYKSLANQTPPPAPRNGSLSYDSLLTSSEIPEFESAAPEMSPGRPRTPVVGYSSPFLSAQIAQQRETELHQPSASSAALLASPQHTGYLRGSTTSPPAPPERERERLLHDSQHQHHHHHHHHHHRPPRFSRPPLLSDSGPPQPSYPYRTRSTDTSLPPSAHPPHSPHPPPLGKSLSYSSAAAAEMQYRLVRKASASVGGGGIQAPKDEIQMKSYSRTNGQPKPSSPSSPSHPASVSTRPGQAYSSAGSSQSPAHKPGGGVKKVTGVGGTTYEISV; this is translated from the exons ATGCCGAGCGGCAGCATGAGTGGGGGTGTGTCTGGACCCACTTCTCCACCCCACCCCACTGCTCCATCCAGACCTCTCCGGCCTAGTCGCTACGTGCCAGTCTCTGCGGCAACAGCCTTCTTGGTCGGAGCAACCACCCTCTTCTTCTGCTTCAC GTGCCCTTGGCTTTCAGAGCAGTTTTCTGTCGCTGTGCCAATCTACAATGGCATTATGTTTCTGTTTGTTCTGGCCAACTTCTGTATGGCCACCTTTATGGATCCTGGCATCTTCCCTAGAG ctgAGGAAGATGAGGATAAAGAGGATGATTTCCGAGCTCCTCTTTATAAGACTGTGGAGATTCGAGGCATTCAAGTGCGGATGAAGTGGTGCTCTACTTGCCGTTTCTACAGACCCCCACGTTGCTCACACTGCTCCGTGTGCGACAACTGTGTGGag GATTTTGATCATCACTGTCCGTGGGTCAACAACTGTATCGGCCGGAGGAACTACCGTTACTTCTTCCTGTTCTTGCTCTCTTTGACGGCTCACATAATGGGCGTATTTGGCTTCGGCCTGCTTTTCATTCTCTACCACACCCAGCAGCTGGACCGAGTGCATTCGGCTGTCAC TATGGCTGTCATGTGTGTCGCTGGGCTTTTCTTCATCCCAGTGGCAGGTCTCACTGGTTTCCATGTCGTTCTGGTGGCAAGAGGCAGGACCACCAATGAGCAG GTAACAGGGAAGTTCCGGGGAGGTGTGAACCCCTTCACAAACGGCTGCTTGAGGAACGTTTCACACGTTCTGTGCAGCTCACAGGCACCCAG GTATCTTGGTAGAAAGAGGAAAGCTCAGACAGTGTCTGTTCAGCCTCCTTTCCTCCGACCGCAGCTTACTGAGGCTCAACTGGCAGCCAAGGTGCTCGACAACGGAATCCAAGGAGACCTTCACCGG TCTAAGAGCAGTTTGATGGAGAGTCAGTCTGCTGACGCCGagcctccacctccacctccacctAAACCAGAGCTCAGATACCCTGGGCTGTCCCGAGGACCTGCCGGACACTCTGAGG AGAGTAGTCTGTTGAATAAAGCCCCGCCCACCCCCACCATGTTCAAGTACAGGCCCACATACAGCAGCCCGGGCAAGAACCACACTGCCCTCACACATGCCTACGCCAACCAG TCCAGTCAGCAGCCAGGCTATCGCTCTGAGCCCAGTCTGGATGGGAACGAGGGAGGTGGAGTGGAGCGAAGAGGGCCAGAGCGAACACCTGGGGGTCCTGGAGGACCTCCAGGCTCTGGGATCGCTGGATACTCCCTAGGAGGGCGTTCGTATCCCTCCTTCTCTGACCCCACAGTTCTCGCCGGAGGGGCCCCGCGGTCCTCGCGGTCCTCCAGTGTTCGCTCTTCCCACAATGCCCCTCCATCTGAAGCCACAACCTCCACAAGCTACAAGAGCTTAGCCAATCAGACGCCACCGCCAGCTCCTCGGAACGGCAGTCTGTCATACGATAGCCTGCTCACATCGTCCGAAATCCCAGAATTTGAGTCGGCAGCACCTGAGATGTCACCAGGCCGACCGCGCACGCCTGTAGTTGGATACAGTTCACCTTTCCTGTCAGCACAGATCGCCCAGCAGCGGGAGACGGAGCTCCACCAGCCGTCTGCCTCCAGCGCTGCCCTCCTCGCCTCACCGCAGCACACTGGCTATCTACGTGGCTCCACCACTTCTCCGCCCGCTCCACCTGAACGCGAGCGGGAACGCCTGCTGCACGACTCTCAGCATcagcaccaccaccaccatcatcaccatcaccatcggCCGCCCCGCTTCTCTCGACCTCCCCTGCTCTCTGACTCGGGCCCGCCTCAGCCCTCATATCCGTACCGCACGCGCTCCACTGACACGTCCCTGCCGCCCAGCGCTCACCCGCCACACTCGCCACACCCTCCGCCGCTGGGGAAGTCTCTGTCTTACTCTAGCGCTGCCGCTGCAGAGATGCAGTACCGCCTGGTCCGCAAAGCCTCGGCCTCGGTCGGGGGAGGGGGCATACAGGCGCCAAA GGACGAGATTCAGATGAAGTCGTATAGTCGGACAAACGGGCAACCGAAACCTTCCTCCCCCTCGTCCCCCTCTCATCCTGCCAGCGTGTCCACTCGCCCAGGTCAGGCATATTCCAGTGCTGGCTCTTCTCAGAGCCCCGCCCACAAGCCTGGAGGCGGGGTGAAGAAGGTGACTGGCGTCGGAGGGACCACTTACGAGATTTCTGTGTGA